Proteins from a genomic interval of Thamnophis elegans isolate rThaEle1 chromosome 2, rThaEle1.pri, whole genome shotgun sequence:
- the TECR gene encoding very-long-chain enoyl-CoA reductase isoform X3, producing the protein MVEILDAKTREKLCFLDKVEPNATINEIKSLFTKSHPQWYPTRQSLRLDPKGKSLKDEDILQNLPVGTTATLYFRDLGAQISWVTVFLTEYAGPLLIYLMFYFRVPFIYGSRYDFTSSKYSVVHLACICHSFHYVKRLLETLFVHRFSHGTMPLRNIFKNCTYYWGFAAWMAYYINHPLYTPPAYGHEQVKLALIIFLFCQLGNFSIHIALRNLRPAGSKARKIPFPTRNPFTWLFLLVSCPNYTYEVGSWIGFAIMTQCLPVALFTLVGFIQMTIWAKGKHRSYLKEFRDYPPLRSPIVPFLL; encoded by the exons GTGGAGATCCTGGATGCCAAGACCCGGGAAAAGCTGTGCTTCCTGGATAAG GTAGAGCCCAATGCTACCATAAATGAAATCAAGAGTCTCTTTACCAAGTCTC acCCTCAGTGGTATCCAACCCGGCAGTCCCTACGACTAGATCCCA AGGGAAAGTCTTTGAAGGATGAAGATATCCTTCAGAATTTGCCAGTTGGTACAACAGCAACATTATATTTCCGGGACTTAGGCGCACAGATCAGCTGGGTGACT GTATTCCTCACAGAATATGCTGGGCCCCTCCTCATTTACCTGATGTTTTATTTCCGGGTTCCTTTCATTTATGGCTCAAGATATGACTTCACCTCCAGCAAATACTCTGTTGTTCA cCTGGCTTGCATTTGCCATTCTTTCCATTATGTCAAGCGCCTTCTTGAGACCCTTTTCGTCCACAGATTCTCCCATGGAACAATGCCTTTACGTAACATCTTCAAG AATTGCACTTACTATTGGGGCTTTGCAGCCTGGATGGCATATTACATCAATCACCCGTTGTATACACCACCTG CATATGGACATGAACAAGTGAAATTGGCGCTTATCATATTCCTG TTCTGTCAGCTGGGAAACTTTTCTATTCATATTGCTCTGCGAAATCTTCGCCCAGCTG GTTCAAAGGCCAGGAAGATCCCATTCCCTACGAGGAATCCATTTACATGGCTTTTCTTGCTGGTCTCTTGTCCCAATTATACTTATGAG GTAGGGTCTTGGATTGGTTTTGCCATAATGACTCAGTGCCTTCCAG TGGCTTTGTTTACCTTGGTTGGATTTATTCAAATGACCATTTGGGCAAAGGGAAAGCACCGAAGTTACCTGAAGGAGTTCCGAGATTACCCACCCCTACGTTCGCCTATCGTTCCTTTTCTGCTCTAA
- the TECR gene encoding very-long-chain enoyl-CoA reductase isoform X1, with the protein MDGNLLPIDGCPPLQRNISDSGPHHPIKKSKRGVLFFEVEILDAKTREKLCFLDKVEPNATINEIKSLFTKSHPQWYPTRQSLRLDPKGKSLKDEDILQNLPVGTTATLYFRDLGAQISWVTVFLTEYAGPLLIYLMFYFRVPFIYGSRYDFTSSKYSVVHLACICHSFHYVKRLLETLFVHRFSHGTMPLRNIFKNCTYYWGFAAWMAYYINHPLYTPPAYGHEQVKLALIIFLFCQLGNFSIHIALRNLRPAGSKARKIPFPTRNPFTWLFLLVSCPNYTYEVGSWIGFAIMTQCLPVALFTLVGFIQMTIWAKGKHRSYLKEFRDYPPLRSPIVPFLL; encoded by the exons ATGGATGGGAATTTGTTGCCCATAGATGGGTGTCCACCTCTTCAAAGAAATATCAGTGATTCAGGGCCACATCATCCTATTAAGAAATCTAAAAGGGGTGTTCTTTTTTTTGAGGTGGAGATCCTGGATGCCAAGACCCGGGAAAAGCTGTGCTTCCTGGATAAG GTAGAGCCCAATGCTACCATAAATGAAATCAAGAGTCTCTTTACCAAGTCTC acCCTCAGTGGTATCCAACCCGGCAGTCCCTACGACTAGATCCCA AGGGAAAGTCTTTGAAGGATGAAGATATCCTTCAGAATTTGCCAGTTGGTACAACAGCAACATTATATTTCCGGGACTTAGGCGCACAGATCAGCTGGGTGACT GTATTCCTCACAGAATATGCTGGGCCCCTCCTCATTTACCTGATGTTTTATTTCCGGGTTCCTTTCATTTATGGCTCAAGATATGACTTCACCTCCAGCAAATACTCTGTTGTTCA cCTGGCTTGCATTTGCCATTCTTTCCATTATGTCAAGCGCCTTCTTGAGACCCTTTTCGTCCACAGATTCTCCCATGGAACAATGCCTTTACGTAACATCTTCAAG AATTGCACTTACTATTGGGGCTTTGCAGCCTGGATGGCATATTACATCAATCACCCGTTGTATACACCACCTG CATATGGACATGAACAAGTGAAATTGGCGCTTATCATATTCCTG TTCTGTCAGCTGGGAAACTTTTCTATTCATATTGCTCTGCGAAATCTTCGCCCAGCTG GTTCAAAGGCCAGGAAGATCCCATTCCCTACGAGGAATCCATTTACATGGCTTTTCTTGCTGGTCTCTTGTCCCAATTATACTTATGAG GTAGGGTCTTGGATTGGTTTTGCCATAATGACTCAGTGCCTTCCAG TGGCTTTGTTTACCTTGGTTGGATTTATTCAAATGACCATTTGGGCAAAGGGAAAGCACCGAAGTTACCTGAAGGAGTTCCGAGATTACCCACCCCTACGTTCGCCTATCGTTCCTTTTCTGCTCTAA
- the TECR gene encoding very-long-chain enoyl-CoA reductase isoform X2 — translation MKYYEVEILDAKTREKLCFLDKVEPNATINEIKSLFTKSHPQWYPTRQSLRLDPKGKSLKDEDILQNLPVGTTATLYFRDLGAQISWVTVFLTEYAGPLLIYLMFYFRVPFIYGSRYDFTSSKYSVVHLACICHSFHYVKRLLETLFVHRFSHGTMPLRNIFKNCTYYWGFAAWMAYYINHPLYTPPAYGHEQVKLALIIFLFCQLGNFSIHIALRNLRPAGSKARKIPFPTRNPFTWLFLLVSCPNYTYEVGSWIGFAIMTQCLPVALFTLVGFIQMTIWAKGKHRSYLKEFRDYPPLRSPIVPFLL, via the exons GTGGAGATCCTGGATGCCAAGACCCGGGAAAAGCTGTGCTTCCTGGATAAG GTAGAGCCCAATGCTACCATAAATGAAATCAAGAGTCTCTTTACCAAGTCTC acCCTCAGTGGTATCCAACCCGGCAGTCCCTACGACTAGATCCCA AGGGAAAGTCTTTGAAGGATGAAGATATCCTTCAGAATTTGCCAGTTGGTACAACAGCAACATTATATTTCCGGGACTTAGGCGCACAGATCAGCTGGGTGACT GTATTCCTCACAGAATATGCTGGGCCCCTCCTCATTTACCTGATGTTTTATTTCCGGGTTCCTTTCATTTATGGCTCAAGATATGACTTCACCTCCAGCAAATACTCTGTTGTTCA cCTGGCTTGCATTTGCCATTCTTTCCATTATGTCAAGCGCCTTCTTGAGACCCTTTTCGTCCACAGATTCTCCCATGGAACAATGCCTTTACGTAACATCTTCAAG AATTGCACTTACTATTGGGGCTTTGCAGCCTGGATGGCATATTACATCAATCACCCGTTGTATACACCACCTG CATATGGACATGAACAAGTGAAATTGGCGCTTATCATATTCCTG TTCTGTCAGCTGGGAAACTTTTCTATTCATATTGCTCTGCGAAATCTTCGCCCAGCTG GTTCAAAGGCCAGGAAGATCCCATTCCCTACGAGGAATCCATTTACATGGCTTTTCTTGCTGGTCTCTTGTCCCAATTATACTTATGAG GTAGGGTCTTGGATTGGTTTTGCCATAATGACTCAGTGCCTTCCAG TGGCTTTGTTTACCTTGGTTGGATTTATTCAAATGACCATTTGGGCAAAGGGAAAGCACCGAAGTTACCTGAAGGAGTTCCGAGATTACCCACCCCTACGTTCGCCTATCGTTCCTTTTCTGCTCTAA